Proteins from a single region of Diorhabda sublineata isolate icDioSubl1.1 chromosome 2, icDioSubl1.1, whole genome shotgun sequence:
- the LOC130452649 gene encoding acidic mammalian chitinase-like yields MKSLSILSLFAIIIGISFPIVSGKNIICYFASWTVYRTSYGKFDVSNIDPSLCTHFNFAFIGLNEDASIHILDSWESDAQGGYEGFKHLVALKEQNPDLKICVSMGGWNEGSKTYSKVAADPEKRATLAQNVLKFIKEWGFDGFDLDWEYPTRRGGNDIDKDDLTELLKELHNVLHPEGYLLSIAAAGGYDKIIPGYDIPAINEVVDMINVMVFDFHGAFEYDVGHLSPLYAADVDRLYYDNITYNVDFGIQTWLNLGSVPEKINLGIVFYSRTFTLADNRNTSLYAPIKGPGKAGPYTNQEGYLGYHEICEFHLNSSTYVWDEEQLVPHIYWDDQWAGFEDPRSLTEKVKYAIDNDLGGVMIWSLDYDDFRGRCGKKYLLLETVNSVLKEYS; encoded by the exons ATGAAGTCCTTATCAATATTGTCTTTATTCGCCATAATAATCGGAATTAGTTTCCCGATTG tttCGGGAAAAAATATAATCTGCTATTTTGCCAGTTGGACGGTTTATAGAACAAGTTATggtaaatttgacgtttcaaatatAGACCCGTCTCTATGTACTCACTTTAACTTTGCTTTTATCGGATTAAACGAAGATGCCTCCATCCACATATTGGATTCGTGGGAATCCGATGCCCAAGGCGGTTAtg AGGGTTTTAAACATTTGGTGGCGTTGAAAGAACAAAATCcagatttaaaaatatgtgttaGCATGGGTGGGTGGAACGAAGGTTCTAAGACATACTCAAAAGTAGCTGCTGATCCAGAAAAAAGAGCAACTTTAGCTCAAAATGTTTTGAAGTTTATTAAAGAATGGGGATTTGACGGATTCGATTTAGACTGGGAATATCCCACTAGAAGAGGAGGAAATGATATTGATAAA GATGATTTAACCGAACTTCTAAAAGAACTTCATAACGTTCTGCATCCTGAAGGTTATTTGCTTTCCATTGCTGCAGCTGGTGGTTACGATAAAATTATTCCTGGATATGATATACCCGCAATTAACGA gGTGGTGGATATGATAAACGTTATGGTTTTCGATTTTCATGGTGCTTTTGAATATGACGTCGGTCATTTGTCTCCTTTATATGCTGCCGACGTGGATAGACTCTATTACGATAATATAACTTACAACGTG GATTTCGGTATCCAAACTTGGTTGAATTTAGGTAGTGTTCCAGAAAAGATAAATTTGGGCATCGTATTTTATTCACGGACATTCACATTGGCAGATAATAGAAATACGTCACTTTATGCTCCTATAAAAGGTCCAGGGAAAGCCGGACCATACACTAATCAAGAAGGTTACCTAGGATACCACGAa ATTTGcgaatttcatttaaattcatCTACATACGTTTGGGACGAAGAACAATTAGTACCTCACATTTATTGGGACGACCAATGGGCTGGCTTTGAAGATCCGCGTTCTTTGACAGAAAAAGTTAAATACGCCATCGATAACGATTTAGGAGGTGTCATGATTTGGTCTTTGGACTACGACGATTTTAGAGGAAGATGCGGAAAGAAGTATTTGTTATTAGAAACTGTCAATTCTGTTCTTAAAgaatattcttaa